One segment of Cystobacter fuscus DSM 2262 DNA contains the following:
- a CDS encoding MOSC domain-containing protein, which produces MPTLSSLSIYPLKSCAELPLTHATVEPLGLQHDRRWMAVRPDGSCMTGRELPGFVHLRAVPVPEGLHLSAPGMSELVVAVPPADAPRLEVIVWSDTCSAAWAGEEADRWLSAYLREPARLVYVDARMLRPVDPKYAAPDDRVGFADGYPLLLISEASLTDLNTRLPQPVRMNRFRPNLVVSGCEPFAEDRWKRLRIGEVELMLVKPCARCVFINVDASTARPDPAQQPLRTLATYRNHGNKVLFGQNVIARHGGVLRVGDPVEVLEEA; this is translated from the coding sequence GTGCCCACGCTTTCCTCCCTCTCCATCTACCCGCTCAAGTCCTGCGCGGAGCTGCCGCTGACCCACGCCACGGTGGAGCCCCTCGGGCTGCAACATGATCGCCGCTGGATGGCGGTGCGGCCGGACGGCTCCTGCATGACGGGGCGCGAGCTGCCCGGCTTCGTGCACCTGCGGGCCGTGCCGGTGCCCGAGGGCCTCCACCTGTCGGCGCCCGGCATGTCCGAGCTCGTGGTGGCCGTGCCTCCGGCCGACGCGCCCCGCCTCGAGGTCATCGTCTGGAGTGACACCTGCTCGGCCGCCTGGGCCGGGGAGGAGGCGGACCGGTGGCTCTCCGCGTACCTGCGCGAGCCCGCGCGGCTCGTGTACGTGGACGCGCGCATGCTGCGCCCCGTGGATCCCAAGTACGCCGCGCCCGACGACCGGGTCGGCTTCGCCGACGGCTATCCGCTCCTGCTCATCTCCGAGGCCTCGCTCACCGACCTCAACACGCGTCTGCCCCAGCCGGTGCGGATGAACCGCTTCCGCCCCAACCTCGTGGTGAGCGGCTGCGAGCCCTTCGCCGAGGATCGCTGGAAGCGGCTGCGCATCGGCGAGGTGGAGCTGATGCTCGTCAAGCCGTGCGCCCGCTGTGTCTTCATCAACGTGGATGCGAGCACGGCCCGGCCCGACCCCGCCCAGCAGCCCCTGCGCACCCTCGCCACGTACCGCAACCACGGCAACAAGGTGCTGTTCGGCCAGAACGTCATCGCGCGCCACGGAGGGGTGTTGCGCGTGGGCGATCCGGTCGAAGTGTTGGAAGAGGCCTGA
- a CDS encoding dienelactone hydrolase family protein — protein MAVQAVDIKTSEGTLDARLYHPDGEGQWPAVLLVTDAMGIRPAFESMANRLVAAGYVVLLPNVYYREGRAPLPGLTEGSFEDEAFRKRIFGLIASLTPERIRTDAAAQLDFLAAQPQVKGSRVGVVGYCMGGAVAMRVMADFPDRIVAAASYHGGRLATDEPSSPHLLASKLKGEVYFGHADQDFFMPAEAISRLEAALKSAGVKHQSELYVGARHGFAVEGSPVYDKDASERHWQTLLALFGRTLKG, from the coding sequence GTGGCCGTGCAAGCTGTCGACATCAAGACCTCAGAGGGAACGCTGGACGCCAGGCTGTACCATCCTGACGGAGAGGGACAGTGGCCGGCGGTGCTCCTGGTCACGGATGCCATGGGCATCCGTCCCGCGTTCGAGTCCATGGCGAACCGGCTGGTGGCGGCGGGCTACGTCGTGCTGCTGCCCAACGTCTACTACCGGGAAGGCCGCGCGCCGCTGCCCGGCCTGACGGAGGGCTCGTTCGAGGACGAGGCGTTCCGCAAGCGCATCTTCGGGCTCATCGCCTCGCTCACGCCCGAGCGCATCAGGACCGATGCCGCCGCGCAGCTCGACTTCCTCGCCGCCCAGCCCCAGGTGAAGGGCTCTCGCGTGGGCGTGGTGGGCTACTGCATGGGTGGCGCCGTCGCCATGCGCGTGATGGCCGACTTCCCGGACCGGATTGTCGCGGCGGCCTCGTACCATGGCGGGCGGCTGGCCACGGATGAGCCCTCCAGCCCGCACCTCCTCGCCAGCAAGCTCAAGGGCGAGGTCTATTTCGGCCATGCCGATCAGGACTTCTTCATGCCCGCCGAGGCCATCTCGCGGCTGGAGGCGGCGCTGAAGTCGGCGGGTGTCAAGCATCAATCCGAGCTCTACGTCGGCGCCCGCCATGGCTTCGCGGTGGAGGGCTCGCCCGTCTACGACAAGGATGCCTCCGAGCGGCACTGGCAGACGCTGCTCGCGTTGTTCGGCCGGACGCTCAAGGGCTGA
- a CDS encoding YihY/virulence factor BrkB family protein: MTIARRARNIFKLGKQAVSEWSDDNAPMFAASLSYYTLFSIAPVLVIAVSVAGMVFGEEAARGQIQAQLEDLVGRSSAEVIGQMMISARKPGAGILATAIGLVALIFGATGVFVQLQDSLNHIWNVKPKPRNGVIAFLRSRFLSFAMVLVIGFLLLVSLVVSAVLAALGAWFSNLLPGWTMMWQGLNLLISFGVITVLFAMMYKLLPDTHVSWRDVWLGAAVTSLLFSLGKFLIGLYLGRSAVASSYGAAGSLAVVLLWVYYSAQILFLGAEFTQVYARSHGSHSHPPARDRAPRAEGQAPDGAEAHSA, translated from the coding sequence ATGACGATCGCGCGTCGTGCCCGGAACATCTTCAAGCTCGGCAAGCAGGCGGTCTCGGAGTGGAGTGACGACAACGCTCCGATGTTCGCCGCCTCGCTCTCCTACTACACCCTCTTCTCCATCGCCCCGGTGCTGGTCATCGCCGTGAGCGTGGCGGGCATGGTGTTCGGCGAGGAAGCGGCGCGGGGGCAGATCCAGGCGCAGTTGGAGGACCTGGTGGGCCGCAGCAGCGCCGAGGTCATCGGGCAGATGATGATCAGCGCGCGCAAGCCGGGCGCGGGCATCCTCGCCACCGCCATTGGCCTCGTCGCCCTCATCTTCGGCGCCACGGGCGTGTTCGTGCAGTTGCAGGACTCGCTCAACCACATCTGGAACGTGAAGCCCAAGCCGCGCAACGGGGTCATCGCCTTCCTGCGCAGCCGCTTCCTGTCCTTCGCCATGGTGCTGGTGATTGGCTTCCTGCTGCTGGTGTCGCTGGTGGTGAGCGCCGTGCTGGCGGCGCTGGGCGCCTGGTTCTCCAACCTGCTGCCCGGCTGGACGATGATGTGGCAGGGCCTCAACCTGCTCATCTCCTTCGGCGTCATCACCGTGCTCTTCGCGATGATGTACAAGCTGCTGCCCGACACCCACGTGTCCTGGCGGGACGTGTGGCTGGGGGCCGCCGTGACGTCGCTGCTCTTCAGCCTGGGCAAGTTCCTCATCGGGCTGTACCTGGGCCGCAGCGCCGTGGCGTCGAGCTACGGCGCGGCGGGCTCGCTGGCGGTGGTGCTGCTCTGGGTCTACTACTCCGCGCAGATCCTCTTCCTCGGGGCCGAGTTCACCCAGGTGTACGCCCGCAGCCATGGCAGCCACAGCCACCCCCCGGCGCGGGACAGGGCCCCGCGAGCCGAGGGCCAGGCACCGGATGGGGCGGAGGCCCACTCCGCCTGA
- the cobA gene encoding uroporphyrinogen-III C-methyltransferase, with translation MSQHVEGIVYLVGAGPGDPGLLTLRAARLLASADTVVYDRLIHPEVLTHARPHARLVFVGKEGGGESVAQEEIHALLIAQARLGRSVVRLKGGDPFVFGRGGEEALALEAAGIAYEVVPGVSSGLAAPAAAAIPVTHRGVSGSVTFATAHRTGQAPDWAHLAGAETLVLFMAGRRLEEVTLALIAAGRAPSTPAAIVEAGTWAHQRVLEAPLASIAARAREEAVGSPALLVVGEVVSLRAQLPTLARTRPGVAGPEQFLKVEAGHE, from the coding sequence ATGAGTCAACACGTCGAGGGCATCGTGTACCTGGTGGGCGCGGGTCCGGGAGATCCCGGCCTGCTCACGCTGCGCGCGGCCCGGCTGCTCGCGAGCGCGGACACGGTGGTGTACGACCGCCTCATCCACCCGGAAGTCCTCACGCATGCCCGGCCCCACGCGCGGCTGGTGTTCGTGGGCAAGGAGGGCGGGGGAGAGTCGGTGGCGCAGGAGGAGATCCACGCGCTGCTCATCGCCCAGGCGCGGCTGGGCCGCTCGGTGGTGCGGCTCAAGGGGGGAGACCCCTTCGTGTTCGGCCGGGGCGGGGAGGAGGCGCTCGCGCTGGAGGCGGCGGGCATCGCCTACGAGGTCGTCCCGGGTGTCTCCAGTGGCCTGGCGGCGCCGGCGGCGGCGGCCATTCCCGTCACCCACCGGGGCGTGTCGGGCTCGGTGACGTTCGCCACCGCGCACCGCACGGGCCAGGCGCCCGACTGGGCGCACCTGGCGGGCGCGGAGACGCTGGTGCTCTTCATGGCGGGCCGCCGGCTGGAGGAGGTGACGCTCGCGCTCATCGCCGCGGGCCGCGCGCCGTCCACTCCGGCGGCGATCGTGGAGGCGGGCACCTGGGCGCACCAGCGCGTGCTCGAGGCGCCGCTGGCGTCCATCGCCGCACGGGCCCGGGAAGAGGCCGTGGGTTCTCCCGCCCTGCTGGTGGTGGGCGAGGTCGTTTCCCTCCGGGCCCAACTGCCCACGCTGGCCAGGACGCGGCCGGGCGTGGCCGGGCCGGAGCAATTTCTCAAGGTCGAGGCGGGACATGAGTGA
- a CDS encoding glycoside hydrolase family 31 protein: MLPLLAALWLTAAPLPAAPQALTSVTSSRALSDGLELRAGEATLRISALRDDILRIRVSPGATAPEDASWAVLREARTQRVKVKALPESEAAVGFRTAALEVRVEKNPLRLLILDLQGNLLSADAVGRPTQFLGGGFQLTKQMPADEHYFGLGDKAGPLDRRDQAFTLWNTDAYRNQESTDPIYKSIPFFMAVRAGRAHGILLDNTWRTHFDFGKQWRDAYSFGAEGGPLEYYFLHGPEPRKVLEGYTFLTGPAPLPPRWALGFQQSRFSYEPESRVREVASRLRADQIPSDVLFLDIDYLDRFRAFTVDKSKFPDLPGLIRDLGQQNFRVITISDMHIAKAPDAGYAPYDTGVAGNHFVHNPDGSLFAGRVWPGDSVFPDFTRAQTRAWWGSLYKELVAQGVAGHWNDMNEPSVFSPLKTLPLDSVHRIEEPGFESRNATHAEVHNVVGLLNARATYEGLLKLQPEERPYVLTRATYAGGHRYGATWTGDNSATWNQLRLSTPMLLNLGLSGFSLSGVDVGGYSGTPPEELLTRWYAVGAFNPLFRSHAEKGTGDHEVWAHGPAPAAVRRRYIETRYRLLPYFYTLAEENSRTGLPMMRPLFLEFPVATEDKHPLDLDAGHEFMLGRALLVAPPPFPENPDVYPVTLPPGDWFDFWTGRKAEGTRSGTAPANASTPSTLKVTPKLDELPVFVRAGSILPLQPLVQHTAQVPQGPLELRVYPGPDCQGDLYLDDGHSLAYKKGAWLRQRFSCQVEANGLKVTLARPTGSYPAWWKSVDIVVHDWPEARTSATLARGGSPSVRYDAATRTLRLSIPADRAGSELRLTRTP; encoded by the coding sequence ATGCTCCCACTCCTCGCGGCCCTCTGGCTCACCGCGGCCCCGCTCCCCGCGGCTCCGCAAGCACTCACATCCGTCACCTCCTCCCGCGCCCTGTCCGATGGACTCGAGCTGCGCGCGGGAGAGGCGACCCTGCGCATCTCCGCCCTGCGTGACGACATCCTGAGAATCCGCGTCAGCCCGGGGGCCACCGCGCCGGAAGACGCCTCGTGGGCCGTGCTTCGCGAGGCCCGCACCCAGCGCGTCAAGGTGAAGGCCCTGCCGGAGAGCGAGGCCGCCGTCGGCTTCCGCACCGCGGCGCTCGAGGTCCGGGTCGAGAAGAATCCCCTGCGGCTGCTCATCCTCGATCTCCAGGGCAACCTCCTGTCGGCCGACGCGGTGGGCCGCCCCACGCAGTTCCTCGGAGGCGGCTTCCAGCTCACCAAGCAGATGCCCGCGGACGAGCACTACTTCGGCCTGGGCGACAAGGCGGGCCCGCTCGACCGCCGCGACCAGGCCTTCACCCTCTGGAACACCGACGCCTACCGGAACCAGGAGTCGACCGATCCCATCTACAAGAGCATTCCGTTCTTCATGGCCGTCCGCGCGGGCCGCGCCCACGGCATCCTGCTCGACAACACCTGGCGCACCCACTTCGACTTCGGCAAGCAGTGGCGCGACGCCTACTCCTTCGGCGCCGAGGGCGGCCCGCTCGAGTACTACTTCCTGCACGGGCCCGAGCCCCGGAAGGTGCTCGAGGGCTACACCTTCCTCACCGGTCCCGCGCCCCTGCCCCCGCGCTGGGCGCTCGGCTTCCAGCAGTCCCGCTTCAGCTACGAGCCCGAGTCCCGCGTGCGGGAAGTCGCCTCGCGCCTGAGGGCCGATCAGATCCCCTCGGACGTGCTCTTCCTGGACATCGACTACCTGGATCGCTTCCGCGCCTTCACCGTCGACAAGAGCAAGTTCCCGGATCTGCCCGGACTCATCCGAGACCTGGGCCAGCAGAACTTCCGGGTGATCACCATCTCCGACATGCACATCGCGAAGGCGCCCGACGCCGGGTACGCGCCGTATGACACGGGGGTCGCCGGCAACCACTTCGTCCACAACCCGGACGGCAGCCTCTTCGCCGGCCGTGTCTGGCCCGGCGACTCGGTGTTCCCCGACTTCACCCGCGCCCAGACGCGTGCCTGGTGGGGCTCGCTCTACAAGGAGCTGGTGGCGCAGGGCGTGGCGGGCCACTGGAACGACATGAACGAGCCCTCGGTCTTCTCTCCCCTCAAGACCCTGCCGCTCGACTCGGTGCACCGCATCGAGGAGCCCGGCTTCGAGAGCCGGAACGCCACTCACGCCGAGGTGCACAACGTCGTCGGCCTGCTGAACGCGCGCGCCACCTATGAGGGACTGTTGAAGCTCCAGCCCGAGGAACGGCCGTATGTCCTCACCCGCGCCACCTACGCGGGAGGCCACCGCTACGGCGCCACCTGGACGGGCGACAACAGCGCCACCTGGAACCAGCTGCGCCTGAGCACGCCCATGCTCTTGAACCTGGGGCTCAGCGGCTTCTCGCTCTCGGGGGTCGATGTCGGGGGATACTCGGGCACCCCCCCGGAAGAGCTGCTGACGCGCTGGTATGCGGTCGGCGCCTTCAATCCCCTCTTCCGCAGCCACGCCGAGAAGGGCACCGGCGACCACGAGGTCTGGGCCCATGGCCCCGCGCCCGCGGCCGTGCGCCGCCGCTACATCGAGACGCGCTACCGGCTGCTGCCCTACTTCTACACCCTGGCGGAGGAGAACTCGCGCACGGGCCTGCCCATGATGCGTCCCCTCTTCCTCGAGTTCCCCGTGGCCACCGAGGACAAGCATCCGCTGGATCTCGATGCCGGCCACGAGTTCATGCTCGGCCGCGCCCTGCTGGTGGCGCCCCCGCCCTTCCCCGAGAACCCGGATGTGTACCCCGTCACCCTGCCCCCCGGGGACTGGTTCGACTTCTGGACGGGCCGGAAGGCCGAGGGCACCCGGAGCGGCACCGCGCCAGCCAATGCATCCACGCCCTCGACCTTGAAGGTGACGCCCAAGCTGGACGAGCTGCCGGTGTTCGTCCGGGCCGGCAGCATCCTTCCCCTTCAGCCGCTGGTGCAGCACACGGCGCAAGTTCCCCAGGGCCCCCTGGAGCTGCGCGTCTACCCGGGACCGGACTGCCAGGGCGACCTCTACCTCGATGACGGCCACAGCCTCGCCTACAAGAAGGGCGCCTGGCTGCGGCAGCGCTTCTCCTGCCAGGTCGAGGCGAACGGGCTGAAGGTGACGCTGGCCCGGCCCACGGGCAGCTACCCGGCCTGGTGGAAGAGCGTGGACATCGTGGTCCACGACTGGCCCGAGGCCCGCACCTCCGCGACCCTCGCCCGGGGCGGCTCCCCCTCCGTCCGCTACGACGCCGCGACGCGCACCTTGCGCCTCTCGATTCCCGCCGATCGCGCGGGCTCGGAGCTGCGGCTGACACGCACCCCCTAG
- a CDS encoding precorrin-2 dehydrogenase/sirohydrochlorin ferrochelatase family protein, producing the protein MSTPVDFPVCLRLEGRRVLLVGAGTIAEERGRQLVEAGARLRVVAPVVGPSIRQLADAGRLELLERAWRPGDTRGQELVFVATDDSRVSEAVAAEARASGVWLNTADVPELCDFTLPSVGRRGPIVVAVSTSGQSPALARLLRKRFLDQVLPGHVRLARLTGWLRRRLPQGPARMRLLKHLVEGEAGELLMRGRSREAWARVRAALETFGETT; encoded by the coding sequence ATGAGCACGCCCGTGGATTTTCCCGTCTGCCTTCGTCTGGAGGGCCGGCGGGTGCTTCTGGTCGGCGCCGGCACCATCGCCGAGGAGCGCGGCCGGCAGCTCGTGGAGGCGGGAGCCCGGCTGCGCGTGGTGGCGCCGGTGGTGGGCCCCTCCATCCGCCAGCTCGCGGACGCGGGCCGTCTGGAGTTGCTCGAGCGCGCCTGGCGGCCCGGGGACACGCGGGGACAGGAGTTGGTGTTCGTGGCCACGGATGACTCGCGGGTGAGCGAGGCCGTGGCGGCGGAGGCCCGCGCGAGCGGCGTGTGGCTCAACACGGCGGACGTGCCGGAGCTGTGCGACTTCACGCTGCCGTCGGTGGGCCGGCGCGGGCCCATCGTCGTGGCGGTGTCCACCTCGGGCCAGTCGCCCGCGTTGGCGCGGCTGCTGCGCAAGCGGTTCCTGGATCAGGTGCTGCCCGGGCACGTGCGGCTGGCGCGACTGACGGGGTGGCTGCGCAGGCGTCTGCCGCAGGGGCCCGCGCGGATGCGGCTGCTCAAGCACCTGGTGGAGGGCGAGGCGGGGGAGTTGCTGATGCGCGGACGGAGCCGGGAGGCGTGGGCCCGGGTGCGCGCCGCGCTCGAGACCTTTGGAGAGACGACATGA
- a CDS encoding phosphoadenylyl-sulfate reductase — protein MSASSLSSPAFSPEELRATSEELLDAPAERVLAWVERRFGARAVIASSFGAEDMVLIDLARAHAPSLRLFTLDTGRLPPETYEVMDVVRRRYGVEIETFFPERARVEALESTKGYFSFKQSIEERKECCGVRKVEPLRRALAGREAWVTGLRREQSVTRTEVQALEADGTHGLLKVNPLARWTSREVWAYIKAHGVPYNALHDRGYPSIGCAPCTRAVKPYEDERAGRWWWESPDNRECGLHVKR, from the coding sequence ATGTCCGCGTCTTCCTTGTCATCTCCCGCGTTCTCGCCCGAGGAACTGCGCGCCACCTCCGAGGAACTGCTCGACGCTCCCGCCGAGCGGGTGCTCGCGTGGGTGGAGCGGCGCTTCGGAGCCCGCGCGGTCATCGCCTCGAGCTTTGGCGCGGAGGACATGGTCCTCATCGATCTGGCACGCGCCCACGCGCCGAGCCTGCGCCTGTTCACGCTGGATACGGGACGGCTGCCGCCGGAGACCTACGAGGTGATGGACGTGGTGCGCCGCCGCTATGGGGTGGAGATCGAGACGTTCTTCCCCGAGCGCGCGCGGGTGGAGGCGCTGGAGTCCACCAAGGGGTACTTCTCGTTCAAGCAGAGCATCGAGGAGCGCAAGGAGTGCTGTGGCGTGCGCAAGGTGGAGCCGCTCAGGCGCGCGCTGGCGGGGCGGGAGGCGTGGGTGACGGGGTTGCGGCGCGAGCAGTCCGTCACGCGCACGGAGGTGCAGGCGCTCGAGGCGGACGGGACGCATGGCCTGCTCAAGGTGAACCCGCTCGCTCGGTGGACGTCCCGGGAAGTGTGGGCATACATCAAGGCCCACGGAGTCCCCTACAACGCGCTGCATGATCGCGGCTACCCTTCCATCGGCTGCGCGCCCTGCACGCGCGCGGTGAAGCCGTATGAGGACGAGCGTGCGGGCCGCTGGTGGTGGGAGTCACCCGACAACCGCGAGTGCGGTCTGCACGTGAAGCGCTGA
- a CDS encoding cytochrome P450 — protein sequence MSSPTSPRPEAASASGCPFSGRTFNPFAPPHHENMQALFAQARREQPVFFSEVMGAWVVTRHEDICAAVEDTQRFSSKLDSQIFEALLPEPRAYMADVGYRKMPLIYDDPPEHARSRQIVARLFSKENLAALEPLVRSITEELVDGFAQDRQVELVSRLAYPLPIRVIFAWMGLPLELMDNFKKWSHHLTLMLSLQARTLELQNECVRGVTDMQRCVAELISERVAHPREDGLTVLSQSLMEGTTLEAADLAAMVMLLISAGHETTSSLMGMAVRVLLEQPERWRQLREEPHTLPRVVEEVLRYETPMAILARHTATQAELGGVTIPAGARVLMVVLSGNRDERRFPEPESFDPKRPQLGQHLAFGRGIHVCVGAGLARLEARVMLEVLARRLPGLRIVEPPRLVPGPVRHHEQLLLAWD from the coding sequence ATGAGTTCCCCCACGTCCCCGCGTCCAGAGGCCGCGAGCGCATCCGGCTGCCCCTTCTCGGGCAGGACCTTCAACCCCTTCGCGCCCCCCCATCACGAGAACATGCAGGCCCTCTTCGCCCAGGCCCGGCGCGAGCAGCCCGTCTTCTTCAGTGAGGTCATGGGCGCCTGGGTGGTGACGCGCCACGAGGACATCTGCGCCGCCGTGGAGGATACGCAGCGCTTCTCCTCGAAACTCGACTCGCAGATCTTCGAGGCGCTGCTGCCGGAGCCCCGGGCGTACATGGCGGACGTGGGCTACCGCAAGATGCCCCTGATCTACGATGACCCCCCCGAGCACGCGCGCTCCCGGCAGATCGTCGCCCGGCTCTTCTCCAAGGAGAACCTCGCCGCGCTGGAGCCGCTCGTGCGCTCCATCACCGAGGAGCTGGTGGACGGGTTCGCCCAGGACCGGCAGGTGGAGCTGGTCAGCCGACTGGCCTACCCGCTGCCCATCCGGGTCATCTTCGCGTGGATGGGCCTGCCGCTGGAGCTGATGGACAACTTCAAGAAGTGGTCCCACCATCTCACCCTGATGCTGTCGCTCCAGGCCCGGACGCTGGAGCTGCAGAACGAGTGCGTGCGCGGGGTGACGGACATGCAGCGCTGCGTGGCGGAGCTCATCTCCGAGCGCGTGGCCCACCCGCGCGAGGATGGCCTGACCGTGCTGTCCCAATCGCTGATGGAGGGAACCACCCTGGAGGCGGCGGATCTGGCGGCCATGGTGATGCTACTGATCTCCGCCGGCCACGAGACCACCTCCAGCCTGATGGGAATGGCGGTACGCGTCCTGCTGGAGCAGCCCGAGCGCTGGCGACAGCTCCGCGAGGAGCCGCACACCCTTCCGCGGGTGGTCGAGGAGGTGCTGCGCTACGAGACGCCGATGGCCATCCTGGCCCGCCATACCGCCACGCAGGCCGAGCTGGGAGGGGTGACGATCCCGGCCGGAGCGCGGGTGCTGATGGTGGTGCTCTCGGGGAACCGGGACGAGCGGCGCTTCCCCGAGCCGGAGAGCTTCGACCCCAAGCGGCCCCAATTGGGGCAACACCTGGCCTTCGGCCGGGGCATCCACGTCTGCGTGGGCGCGGGCCTGGCCCGGCTGGAGGCGCGGGTGATGCTGGAAGTGCTCGCCCGTCGACTGCCCGGGCTGCGGATCGTGGAACCGCCCCGGCTGGTCCCTGGCCCGGTGCGCCACCACGAACAGCTCCTGCTCGCCTGGGACTGA
- the cysD gene encoding sulfate adenylyltransferase subunit CysD has product MSETLAARHSHLAVLEAESIHILRETAAEFARPVMLYSIGKDSQVLLHLARKAFHPAPLPFPLLHVDTTWKFREMYRFRDEFTSRHGLNLLVHQNKKALAEGINPFDHGSQKYTHAMKTQSLLEALALHGFDAAFGGARRDEEKSRAKERVYSFRDRHGQWEPRKQRPELWNLYNGRIDAGESMRVFPLSNWTELDVWHYILKERIPVVPLYFAAERPVVSRNGQWIMVDDERMRLRPGEKPVLKRVRFRTLGCYPLSGAVESSAASVEEIITEMVESRVSERQGRLIDHDEEGSMELKKREGYF; this is encoded by the coding sequence ATGAGTGAGACGTTGGCGGCGAGGCACTCGCACCTCGCGGTGCTCGAGGCGGAGAGCATCCACATCCTCCGGGAGACGGCGGCGGAGTTCGCCCGCCCGGTGATGCTCTACAGCATTGGCAAGGACTCGCAGGTGCTCTTGCACCTGGCGCGCAAGGCGTTCCATCCGGCGCCCCTGCCATTTCCCCTGCTCCACGTGGACACCACGTGGAAGTTCCGGGAGATGTACAGGTTCCGGGACGAGTTCACGTCGCGCCACGGGTTGAACCTCCTGGTGCACCAGAACAAGAAGGCGCTCGCCGAGGGCATCAACCCCTTCGACCATGGCAGCCAGAAGTACACGCACGCCATGAAGACGCAGTCGCTGCTCGAGGCGCTCGCGCTGCACGGCTTCGACGCGGCCTTCGGCGGCGCCCGCCGCGACGAGGAGAAGTCCCGGGCCAAGGAGCGCGTGTATTCCTTCCGCGACCGGCACGGGCAGTGGGAGCCGCGCAAGCAGCGGCCCGAGCTGTGGAACCTCTACAACGGCCGCATCGACGCGGGCGAGAGCATGCGCGTCTTCCCGCTGTCCAACTGGACCGAGCTGGACGTGTGGCACTACATCCTCAAGGAGCGCATTCCCGTGGTCCCGCTGTACTTCGCCGCCGAGCGCCCGGTGGTGAGCCGCAACGGCCAGTGGATCATGGTCGATGACGAGCGCATGCGGCTGCGGCCGGGCGAGAAGCCCGTGCTCAAGCGGGTGCGCTTCCGCACCCTGGGCTGCTATCCGCTCAGCGGCGCCGTGGAGTCCTCGGCGGCGTCCGTCGAGGAGATCATCACCGAGATGGTGGAGTCCCGCGTGTCCGAGCGGCAGGGTCGGCTCATCGATCACGACGAGGAAGGCTCGATGGAGCTCAAGAAGCGCGAGGGGTATTTCTAA